Sequence from the Corallococcus sp. EGB genome:
GGTTCGGCGCGACGATTGGCGGCCTGGGGCTCACGGGGCTCGTCACCTGGGCGGAGGTGCAGCTCTCCCCCATCCGCAACCCCTTCGTGGTGCAGGAGACGGTCCCGTTCGACAACCTGGACGGCTTCATGCGCGTGTCCGCCGAGTCCGAGGCGGACCACGACTTCACCATGTCGTGGGTGGACTGCCTGGCGCGCGGGCGCAAGCTGGGGCGCGGCCTGTTCTACCGGGGCAACTTCGCGCCCACCCAGTTCGACCGGCTGCCCTTGGTGAAGAGCCACCTGTCGCATGGCAGCGGGCTCGCGGTGCCCGTGGATTTGCCGGGCTTCTGCCTCAACCGGCTGTCGGTGTCCGCCTTCAACTTCCTGTACTACCACCGGGAGCGGATGAAGCCGTCCCCGCGGCTGGTGCACTACGATCCGTTCTTCTACCCGCTGGACAGTGTGTACGGCTGGAACCGCATCTACGGCCGCCGGGGCTTCCTCCAGTTCCAGTGCGTGGTGCCCCACGCCACCGCGCGAGACGCGCTGAAGGAGCTGCTGGAGCGCAGCGCCAGAGGCGGCCTGCCCAGCTTCCTGTCCGTGCTCAAGACGTTCGGCGACCTGCCGTCGCCCGGGTGGATGTCCTTCCCGCGCCCCGGCTACACGCTGGCCCTGGACTTCGCCAACCAGGGGGAGAAGACGTGGCGGCTGGTGGAGTCGCTGGACCGCGTGACGCGCGAGGCAGGCGGGGCGGTGTACCCGGCCAAGGACGCGCGCATGAGCCCGGAGAGCTTCGCGGCCTACTTCCCGAACCGCGAGCGGTTCTCCGCGTACATCGATCCCGCGTTCTCGTCCTCCTTCTGGCGCCGGGTGAATCCGGCGCCGCTGTCCCTGCCCGCGGTGGAGGGACGCCAGGTCGCCATCCCATGAAGAAAGTCATCATCCTCGGCGCCACGAGCGCCATTGCCCAGGCCACGGTGCGGCTGCTCGCCGCGCGCGGGACGTCGCTGTACCTGGTGGGCCGCAACGCCGCGAACCTGGAGGCGGTGGCCCGGGACGCGGCCACGCGCGGCGCGCAGAAGGTGGAGTTCCGGGCGCTGGACTTGAACGACTGCGAAGCGCACGCGAGCCTGGTGGAGCGGGCGTGGCAGGCCCTGGGCGGACTGGACGGGGCGGTGCTGGCGCACGGCGTGCTGGGAGACCAGGAGGAGAGCCAGCGCTCGTGGGCGGCGGCGGAGCTGGTGCTGCGCACGAACTTCCTCTCCGCCGCGTCGCTGCTGACGGAGCTGGCCAACCGCTTCGAGGCGCAGAAGGCCGGCACGCTGGTGGTGATTTCGTCGGTGGCGGGAGACCGCGGCCGACAGAGCAACTACGTGTACGGCGCATCCAAGGGCGCGTTGAGCGTGTTCCTCCAGGGCCTGCGCAACCGCCTGGCGAAGTCCGGGGTGGCGGTGGTGACGGTGAAGCCCGGCTTCGTGGACACGCCGATGACGGCCCACGTGCCGAAGAACAAGCTCTTCGCGTCGCCGGAGCAGGTGGCGCGCGGCCTCCTGAAGGCCGCGGACGGGCGCAAGAACGAGGTCTACGTCCCCGGCTTCTGGGCGCTCATCATGCTCATCATCCGGAGCATCCCGGAGCCGGTGTTCAAGCGGCTGAAGCTCTAGGCCCTCGAGGGCAGCCGGTGGAGTGGGGCGCGTGCGCCTGGAGGAACTGACGCATCCGCTCCTCGCGCTCCGTGTCCTTCACCTGGGCGGCGGCTCGGAGAGCCCAGGCGCATCCTGAACCGGAGCTTCCGGAACGGATGGGCGCCCAGCCATCCCCGGAGGGGCAGCTTGCGAAGCTGGCTTGGGGCGGCATCTCGGAGAGAGCGATGGTTCTCTTCGCGTGCCATGCGCGCGCCGCAACCCGGGTCCACTCCGTGCCCGAGTGACAGACACGGAGTGGTGGAGGGGTTCAACTTCCGGTCACCTCCTGCCGCGCGACGGCGGACAGGGCCTCCCGCAGGTGTTCGACGACGGGCCCGAGGTGCGGGTCCTGCATCAGCTCGTGGTGGCCACCTGGGACTGAGTGGACGTCCAGGCCGCCGCGCACCAGGGGCTCCCAGCCGCGGTGAGAAGGAATCGTGGAGGCGGCTTCACTGGCGCTGAGGAGCAGGGCGGTGCCGTCGTAGGGCCGGGGCACGTACTTCTCGTGGGCGAAGAGGTTGGCCCGGAAGACGTTGAAGAGGGCGCGCAGCTGGGCCGGGCCGGAGTGCGCGTCGAGGATGCGCGCCTGGAGCCCTTGGTGCAGCAGGTGGCCCAGCATCGAGTCGTCGTCCTGTGCCAGGGCTTCGTCCGGGGCGGAGAGGTGCTGGCCGAAGGCGGTGGCGGTGGCATGGGCGAAGGCGAGCCTGGCGCGGGCCTCGGCGTCGAGGTGCGTGTCTGACTCAGACGGCTTCGTGAGGCCAGGGGTGTGGGCGTCGATGAGGGCGAGCAAAGCCACGGCTTCGCCAGCCTCGCGCAGGCGGCGGGCCATCTCGTAGGCGATGACGCCGCCGAGGGACCAGCCCCCCAGTTGGTAGGGGCCGTGAGGCTGCACGGTGCGGACGGCTTCGAGGTAGAGGGAGGCCATCTCCTCAATGGACTCGACGACGGGTCGTCCGTCGAGGCCGCGGGACTGGAGGCCGTAGACGGGGAGGGAGGGGCCCAGGCGGCGCGCCAGCTCCGAGTAGGCGAGGACGTTGCCGCCACCGGGGTGGACGAGGAAGAGGGGGCGGTTTCCAGGCTCACCACGCTCTAGCGGGACAAGGGGCGTCCAGGCCTGGGAGTCGTCGCGCAGCACCTGGGCGAGCTGCTCGATGGTGGGCTGCTGGAAGAGGACGGAGAGGGGAAGACTGAGGCCGAGCTGCTCGCGGATGGAGGCCACCATGCGAACGGCAAGCAGGGAGTGGCCACCCAACTCGAAGAAGCTGGAGCGGACGCCGACGGAGTGGACACCGAGGACGTCCTCCCAGATGCGGGCGAGCTGCATTTCGAGCGCATCGCGGGGCGCAACGAAATCCCGGGCCTCAGTGGCGTGGGCGTTGGGCTCCGGCAGGGCCTTTCTGTCCACCTTGCCGTTGGCATTGAGGGGCAGGGCTTCCAGCACCAAGAGGGCCGACGGCACCATGTACTCCGGCAGCCGCTGCTTGAGGCTTGCCTTGAGCGCATCCGCGTCCAAGGCGCTGCCGTCGCGTGCGGTGACGTAGCCGATGAGACGCTTGTCCGCGTCCGTGCCTCGGGCGACGACGACGGCCTCATGGACGCCGTCGAAGGCACGCAGGGCGGCTTCGATTTCCCCCAACTCAATGCGGAAGCCACGCACCTTCACCTGGAAGTCGACGCGGCCCAGGAAGTCGATGGTGCCGTCCTCCTTCCAGCGGGCCTTGTCACCCGTGCGGTAGAGGCGCTCGCCCGGGGAGGAGGCGAACGGGTGCGGGAGGAAGCGCTCCGCGGTGAGCTCCGGCCGGTGGAGGTAACCCCAGGCGAGGCCCTGGCCACCGACATACACCTCACCCGCGACGCCGGTGGGCACCGGGTGGAGGGAGGCGTCGAGCACGTAGACGGTGGAGTTGGAGAGGGGCCGGCCAATGGGGATGGCGCCTTCCACGCGGGAGTCATGCCGCAGGGAGAAGGTGGTGGAGAAGGTGGTGTTCTCCGTGGGGCCGTAGCCGTTGATGAAGGTGGAGCCTTCGGGGAGGCGGGCGAGGTGCTCGCGCACGCGGGAGGCGGGCAGCACGTCGCCGCCAGCGAGAACCTGGCGCACGGCCGCGAGGGCCTCCGCCTGGTGGAGGGCCATCTGCTCGAAGAGGGCTGCGGTGAGCCAGAGAGACGTCACGCGGTGGTGGCGCAGTTGGGCGGCCAATTCCTCCAGGGAGAGGGAGTGGGGCGGAGCGAGGACGAGCTTCGCGCCATGCAGCAGCGCGCCCCAGATTTCGAGGGTGGAGGCGTCGAAGGCAACCGGAGCGAATTGCAGCCAGACTTCCTCGGGCCCGAAGCGCATGAAGGTGCTGCCGAGCACCAGGCGGGTAATGCCCCGGTGAGGCACGCAGACGCCCTTGGGGCGGCCGGTGGAGCCCGAGGTGAACATGACGTAGGCGAGGGCTTCACCGTCCACGCGGACGTCGGGTGCATGCGTAGGCAGGGCGGCGAGGGCGTCCTGCTGTGCATCCAGCCACACGCGGGTGCAGGAAGCAGGCAGCAGCGACGCGAAGGGCTGGTGCGTGAGCACCACACCGACGTCGGCGTCCTCCAGCATCGCGGCGATTCGCTCCACCGGCGCGTTGCGGTCCACGGGCACGAAGGCCGCGCCCGCCTTGAG
This genomic interval carries:
- a CDS encoding FAD-binding oxidoreductase, which gives rise to MSTADSWGRFPRVEQQTRALVWRAESLPRVDGSVLPHGLGRSYGDSCLNGGGTVLLTEGLDRLIDFDPAAGVVRCEAGVSLDTLLRLAVPRGWFLPVTPGTKFVTVGGAIANDVHGKNHHRAGTFGRHVRRFELVRSDGSRRMCSPDENPDWFGATIGGLGLTGLVTWAEVQLSPIRNPFVVQETVPFDNLDGFMRVSAESEADHDFTMSWVDCLARGRKLGRGLFYRGNFAPTQFDRLPLVKSHLSHGSGLAVPVDLPGFCLNRLSVSAFNFLYYHRERMKPSPRLVHYDPFFYPLDSVYGWNRIYGRRGFLQFQCVVPHATARDALKELLERSARGGLPSFLSVLKTFGDLPSPGWMSFPRPGYTLALDFANQGEKTWRLVESLDRVTREAGGAVYPAKDARMSPESFAAYFPNRERFSAYIDPAFSSSFWRRVNPAPLSLPAVEGRQVAIP
- a CDS encoding SDR family oxidoreductase; the protein is MKKVIILGATSAIAQATVRLLAARGTSLYLVGRNAANLEAVARDAATRGAQKVEFRALDLNDCEAHASLVERAWQALGGLDGAVLAHGVLGDQEESQRSWAAAELVLRTNFLSAASLLTELANRFEAQKAGTLVVISSVAGDRGRQSNYVYGASKGALSVFLQGLRNRLAKSGVAVVTVKPGFVDTPMTAHVPKNKLFASPEQVARGLLKAADGRKNEVYVPGFWALIMLIIRSIPEPVFKRLKL